In a genomic window of Deinococcus aquiradiocola:
- a CDS encoding SDR family NAD(P)-dependent oxidoreductase, whose amino-acid sequence MSTPRRVTVITGTAQGIGRRTAELCAERGDALALLDLQDSPVPHGADALVLRGDLSDEAVVTAHAQAILERFGHVDALVNNAGISFITPAEDTTAAGFRRVLDVNLTAPFLLSRELGRAMLARGQGSVVNVASVAGLLGIADRAAYNASKHGLIGLTRTLAAEWGGRGVRVNAVCPGWVKTEMDEADMGSGAYSDADIQGRVPMGRFASPDDIARAILYLSDGAASPFVNGITLSVDGGWASDGSWDTLRARKR is encoded by the coding sequence ATGAGCACCCCACGACGCGTCACCGTCATCACCGGCACCGCCCAGGGCATCGGGCGGCGCACCGCCGAACTCTGCGCCGAACGCGGCGACGCCCTCGCCCTGCTCGACCTGCAGGACTCGCCCGTCCCGCACGGTGCGGACGCCCTCGTGCTGCGCGGCGACCTGAGCGACGAGGCCGTCGTCACGGCGCACGCGCAGGCCATCCTGGAACGCTTCGGGCACGTGGACGCCCTCGTCAACAACGCCGGGATCAGCTTCATCACGCCCGCCGAGGACACCACCGCTGCCGGATTCCGGCGCGTGCTGGACGTGAACCTCACCGCGCCCTTCCTGCTCAGCCGCGAACTGGGGCGCGCCATGCTCGCGCGCGGCCAGGGCAGCGTCGTGAACGTCGCGAGCGTCGCGGGCCTGCTCGGCATCGCGGACCGCGCCGCGTACAACGCCAGCAAGCACGGCCTGATCGGCCTGACGCGCACGCTGGCCGCCGAGTGGGGCGGGCGCGGCGTGCGCGTGAACGCCGTGTGCCCCGGCTGGGTCAAGACCGAGATGGACGAGGCGGACATGGGTAGCGGCGCGTACAGCGACGCCGACATCCAGGGCCGCGTCCCGATGGGCCGTTTCGCCAGTCCCGACGACATCGCGCGCGCCATCCTGTACCTCAGTGACGGCGCCGCCAGCCCTTTCGTGAACGGCATTACGCTCAGCGTGGACGGCGGCTGGGCGTCCGACGGCAGCTGGGACACCCTGCGCGCCCGCAAACGCTGA
- a CDS encoding FtsK/SpoIIIE family DNA translocase, with the protein MTTRRAKKPAPAISNRFDGEVLGLVLFALGIFLGITVALPSAGSGFMATAHDALTGWLGWGAYALPLVPAAYGVLVFLNRDLRNLTRRVLGGTLVGVSLLALWQLVHPDALYPGEAGRLAATLMRPPFGAVSYAAALLPIVTLTLGVEVMLRLAPTALLRRFFMGVSLLLVGGAGVVQARVEARKEGQTAAQARARLRGGLSAHIRDLETLKRLYPQAMELSGWQQEAREAARTLGGQDEAALAASEKQLEQWRDVSGGFVRSAVQKLHGSVQREAPAAAQQVAALAADVKAGRHPLATELPSTMASGALEGIRRALSMDLQRLSARSGVLEQGRSRAEARLVKGDAAVLLREQPAADERARDWATLEAGLAEWVSRAEPYPLWPALTLAYDRAPTELAAELAAALGNDPYGTLREHAVWEARLQAVPAAPVQSAPDPDLLAMDFSFGDVTPPIPAVTKAAPPARSGPQARGKLAAASLVDPGPSLLVDVPVEAPVTAPAAAPVPMLPDVTPAPAPLLPSRAVPVGPTVLDLLGEDEEDDGVDAFLAAPVVTPVTPLPAPSPVPTPAPSPIPAPSPAPAATPPTAAKATPPWESAAPERGHLEPAPPRLGAIDIAIPGMDLLDPIPDLPVGTAQLDHQARLRAELINQTLAQFGLQARVVDFARGPTVTRYEIEPAPGEKISRIAGLSNDLARALAVGGVRVEAPVPGKSVIGLEVPNAEREPVTFHTAAAAPSFQQTRAKLPIILGKSIDGDLMVGDLAKMPHLLVAGSTGSGKSVCVNTLITSLLYRYLPTELRFLMIDPKMVELTPYDGIPHLVRGVVTNPVDAAGVLLGAVAHMERRYKMMSQIGAKNLEQFNAKMRVTGEPELPHLVIIIDELADLMITSPKEVESAIMRLAQMARATGMHLVLATQRPSVDILTSLIKVNVPARIAFAVSSSHDSRTILDSMGAERLTGMGDMLFYQPGLPKPLRLQGPYISEAESVRISDYLRRQVFEDAFVEAYGTDFDGAIEAGGGSVSDRSNMDFSDPHLRQAALICIEEGQGSVSRLQRRLSVGHARAGKLMDMLEAMGIVSKHQGSKPRDVLISEADLPEYFGK; encoded by the coding sequence ATGACGACCCGGCGTGCCAAGAAACCTGCTCCAGCCATCAGTAACCGCTTCGACGGTGAGGTGCTGGGACTGGTGCTGTTCGCCCTGGGCATCTTCCTGGGGATCACGGTGGCGCTCCCGTCGGCGGGGAGCGGGTTCATGGCGACCGCGCACGACGCGCTGACCGGCTGGCTCGGCTGGGGCGCGTACGCGCTGCCGCTCGTCCCGGCAGCGTACGGGGTGCTGGTGTTCCTGAACCGCGACCTGCGGAACCTGACCCGGCGCGTGCTGGGCGGGACACTGGTGGGCGTGTCGCTGCTGGCCCTGTGGCAGCTGGTGCACCCGGACGCGCTGTACCCGGGCGAGGCGGGGCGACTGGCGGCGACGCTGATGCGGCCCCCGTTCGGGGCGGTGTCGTACGCGGCGGCGCTGCTGCCGATCGTGACGCTGACGCTGGGCGTGGAGGTCATGCTGCGTCTCGCGCCGACGGCGCTGCTGCGGCGGTTCTTCATGGGCGTGAGCCTGCTGCTGGTCGGCGGGGCGGGCGTGGTGCAGGCGCGCGTCGAGGCGCGCAAGGAGGGGCAGACGGCGGCGCAGGCCCGCGCGCGGCTGCGGGGCGGGCTGTCCGCGCACATCCGTGACCTGGAGACCCTGAAACGCCTGTACCCGCAGGCGATGGAGTTGAGCGGCTGGCAGCAGGAGGCGCGCGAGGCGGCGCGCACGCTGGGCGGGCAGGACGAGGCGGCCCTCGCGGCGAGCGAGAAGCAGCTGGAGCAGTGGCGGGACGTGAGCGGCGGGTTCGTGCGGAGCGCCGTGCAGAAACTGCACGGCAGCGTGCAGCGTGAGGCTCCGGCGGCCGCGCAGCAGGTGGCGGCGCTCGCGGCGGACGTGAAGGCGGGGCGTCACCCGCTGGCGACGGAACTGCCGTCCACCATGGCGAGCGGCGCGCTGGAAGGCATCCGGCGGGCGCTGAGCATGGACCTGCAGCGGCTGTCGGCGCGTTCGGGGGTGCTGGAGCAGGGGCGGTCGCGGGCCGAGGCGCGGCTCGTGAAGGGGGACGCGGCGGTCCTGCTGCGCGAGCAGCCCGCCGCGGACGAGCGGGCGCGGGACTGGGCGACGCTGGAGGCGGGGCTGGCCGAGTGGGTGTCGCGGGCGGAACCGTACCCGCTGTGGCCCGCGCTCACGCTGGCGTACGACCGCGCGCCGACGGAACTCGCGGCGGAACTCGCGGCGGCGCTCGGCAACGATCCTTACGGGACGTTGCGGGAGCACGCCGTGTGGGAGGCGCGCCTGCAGGCCGTCCCGGCCGCGCCCGTCCAGTCGGCGCCGGACCCGGATCTGCTCGCGATGGACTTCAGTTTCGGGGACGTGACGCCGCCCATCCCCGCCGTCACGAAGGCCGCGCCGCCCGCCCGGAGCGGCCCGCAGGCGCGCGGGAAGCTGGCGGCGGCCTCGCTGGTGGACCCGGGGCCGTCGCTGCTGGTGGATGTGCCGGTGGAGGCGCCCGTGACGGCCCCTGCCGCTGCGCCCGTGCCCATGCTGCCGGACGTGACGCCTGCGCCCGCGCCGCTGCTGCCTTCCCGCGCGGTGCCGGTCGGGCCGACGGTGCTGGACCTGCTGGGCGAGGACGAAGAGGACGACGGGGTGGACGCCTTCCTGGCCGCGCCCGTCGTGACCCCGGTCACGCCGCTTCCCGCGCCTTCCCCTGTCCCTACTCCCGCTCCCTCTCCCATTCCGGCCCCCTCCCCTGCCCCGGCGGCCACCCCGCCCACGGCAGCGAAGGCGACCCCGCCGTGGGAGTCGGCCGCGCCGGAACGCGGGCATCTGGAGCCCGCCCCGCCGCGCCTGGGCGCCATCGACATCGCCATTCCCGGCATGGACCTCCTCGACCCGATCCCGGACCTGCCGGTCGGCACGGCGCAGCTCGACCATCAGGCGAGACTGCGGGCCGAACTCATCAACCAGACGCTCGCGCAGTTCGGTCTGCAGGCGCGCGTGGTGGACTTCGCGCGCGGACCGACCGTCACCCGCTACGAGATCGAACCGGCGCCCGGCGAGAAGATCAGCCGCATCGCGGGCCTCAGCAACGACCTCGCCCGCGCGCTCGCGGTGGGCGGCGTACGCGTCGAGGCGCCGGTGCCAGGCAAGAGCGTGATCGGCCTGGAAGTCCCGAACGCAGAACGCGAACCGGTCACGTTCCACACGGCGGCCGCCGCGCCGAGCTTCCAGCAGACGCGCGCGAAACTGCCGATCATTCTCGGCAAGAGCATCGACGGGGACCTGATGGTCGGCGACCTCGCCAAGATGCCGCACCTGCTGGTGGCGGGCAGCACCGGGTCCGGCAAGTCCGTGTGCGTGAACACCCTCATCACGAGCCTGCTGTACCGCTACCTGCCGACCGAGCTGCGCTTCCTGATGATCGACCCGAAGATGGTGGAGCTCACCCCGTACGACGGCATCCCGCACCTCGTGCGCGGCGTCGTCACGAACCCCGTGGACGCGGCGGGCGTGCTGCTGGGCGCGGTGGCGCACATGGAGCGGCGCTACAAGATGATGAGTCAGATCGGCGCGAAGAACCTCGAGCAGTTCAACGCCAAGATGCGCGTGACGGGCGAGCCGGAACTGCCGCACCTCGTCATCATCATCGACGAGCTCGCGGACCTGATGATCACCAGCCCGAAGGAGGTCGAGTCGGCCATCATGCGGCTCGCGCAGATGGCGCGCGCGACCGGCATGCACCTCGTGCTGGCGACGCAGCGGCCCAGCGTGGACATCCTGACGAGCCTCATCAAGGTGAACGTCCCGGCGCGCATCGCGTTCGCGGTGAGCAGCAGTCACGACTCGCGCACCATTCTGGACAGCATGGGCGCCGAGCGCCTGACCGGCATGGGCGACATGCTGTTCTACCAGCCGGGCCTGCCGAAACCGCTGCGTCTGCAGGGGCCGTACATTTCGGAGGCGGAGTCGGTGCGCATCTCGGATTACCTGCGGCGTCAGGTGTTCGAGGACGCGTTCGTGGAGGCGTACGGCACGGACTTCGACGGGGCGATCGAGGCGGGCGGCGGGAGCGTGTCGGACCGCAGCAACATGGATTTCTCGGACCCGCACCTGCGTCAGGCGGCGTTGATCTGCATCGAGGAGGGTCAGGGGAGCGTGTCGCGCCTGCAGCGTCGCCTGTCGGTGGGGCACGCGCGCGCCGGGAAGCTGATGGACATGCTGGAGGCGATGGGCATCGTGAGCAAGCACCAGGGCAGCAAGCCGCGCGACGTGCTGATCAGCGAGGCGGACCTGCCGGAGTACTTCGGGAAGTGA
- the uvrC gene encoding excinuclease ABC subunit UvrC: MLPDDLPVLPTTPGVYIFRGKTDVPIYIGKANNLRSRVNQHFKAGGKSGRFTAEATSLEFISARNEVEALVLEANLIKQHRPHYNVLLKDDKHYPFLKLTNEAFPMLVITRRVLKDGASYYGPYPDAGAVRRVKNLVDTMYPLRKNSGLPMQHKPRPCLNFHLGRCLGPCVDRADPAEYAAAVNDVRALLEGRAGTVIAGLRDSMKEAAQKQDFEQAMRLRDRLQATEKLFGTEQSAYVSDETDLDFLGFSQAGEYAMVQLFRMRGGRVLGRDKRFLTGAGDAAGGEVIGAFVQDYYAQATHVPPLILLPTEYEDAPLWTEVLSERAGKRVEMRTPKRGDKLELIEMAQRNAVTGLESELSLLEKRGDHPGLDALREMLALPERPWRIEGYDNSNLFGTNIVSGMVVFEGGRARRGEHRRFKVKGLDHPDDYTAMNQTVSRRFSGSLADKLPLPDLLLIDGGRGQVNAALDALKALDLHVPLVGLAKREERIILPGRYGAQWWLEDGTEVGVNRELLLPHAHPALRVLIGVRDEVHNYAITYHRKLRGEAMFKSVFDGLPGIGPKRQDALLESFTSLEELGAASIEQIAQVPGMNLSAARAVKDFLATRAANEAPLDA; this comes from the coding sequence GTGCTCCCAGACGACCTGCCCGTCCTCCCCACCACCCCCGGCGTGTACATCTTCCGGGGCAAGACGGACGTGCCCATCTACATCGGCAAGGCCAACAACCTCCGCTCCCGCGTCAACCAGCACTTCAAGGCAGGCGGCAAGAGCGGGAGATTCACGGCCGAAGCCACCAGCCTCGAATTCATCAGCGCCCGCAACGAAGTCGAAGCGCTGGTGCTCGAAGCGAACCTCATCAAACAGCACCGCCCGCACTACAACGTCCTCCTCAAGGACGACAAGCACTACCCCTTCCTGAAACTCACGAACGAGGCCTTCCCGATGCTCGTCATCACGCGCCGCGTCCTCAAGGACGGCGCCAGCTACTACGGCCCGTACCCCGACGCGGGCGCCGTGCGGCGCGTCAAGAACCTCGTGGACACCATGTACCCGCTGCGCAAGAACTCCGGCCTGCCCATGCAGCACAAACCGCGCCCCTGCCTGAACTTCCACCTGGGCCGCTGCCTCGGCCCCTGCGTGGACCGCGCCGACCCCGCCGAGTACGCCGCCGCCGTGAACGACGTCCGCGCCCTCCTCGAAGGCCGCGCCGGGACCGTCATCGCCGGACTGCGAGACAGCATGAAGGAAGCCGCGCAGAAACAGGACTTCGAGCAGGCCATGCGCCTGCGCGACCGCCTGCAGGCCACCGAGAAACTCTTCGGGACCGAGCAGAGCGCCTACGTCTCGGACGAGACCGACCTCGACTTCCTCGGCTTCTCGCAGGCGGGCGAGTACGCCATGGTGCAGCTGTTCCGCATGCGCGGCGGGCGCGTCCTGGGCCGCGACAAACGCTTCCTGACCGGCGCGGGCGACGCGGCAGGCGGCGAAGTGATCGGCGCGTTCGTGCAGGACTACTACGCGCAGGCCACGCACGTGCCGCCACTCATCCTGCTGCCCACCGAGTACGAGGACGCGCCCCTCTGGACCGAAGTGCTGTCCGAACGCGCCGGGAAGCGCGTCGAGATGCGCACCCCCAAACGCGGCGACAAGCTCGAACTGATCGAGATGGCACAGCGCAACGCCGTCACCGGCCTGGAAAGCGAACTGAGCCTCCTCGAGAAGCGCGGCGACCACCCCGGCCTGGACGCCCTGCGCGAGATGCTCGCCCTGCCGGAACGCCCGTGGCGCATCGAGGGGTACGACAACTCCAACCTGTTCGGCACGAACATCGTGTCCGGCATGGTCGTCTTCGAAGGTGGACGCGCGCGGCGCGGCGAGCACCGCCGATTCAAGGTCAAGGGCCTCGACCACCCCGACGACTACACCGCCATGAACCAGACCGTCAGCCGCCGCTTCTCCGGCAGCCTCGCCGACAAGCTCCCCCTGCCGGACCTGCTGCTCATCGACGGCGGGCGCGGGCAGGTGAACGCCGCCCTGGACGCCCTGAAGGCCCTGGACCTGCACGTCCCGCTGGTGGGCCTCGCCAAGCGCGAGGAACGCATCATCCTGCCCGGCCGGTACGGCGCGCAGTGGTGGCTGGAAGACGGCACCGAGGTCGGCGTGAACCGCGAACTGCTGCTCCCGCACGCGCACCCGGCCCTGCGCGTCCTGATCGGCGTGCGCGACGAGGTGCACAACTACGCCATCACGTACCACCGCAAACTGCGCGGCGAGGCCATGTTCAAATCGGTCTTCGACGGCCTGCCGGGCATCGGCCCCAAACGGCAGGACGCGCTGCTGGAGAGTTTCACCAGCCTGGAGGAACTCGGCGCGGCCAGCATCGAGCAGATCGCGCAGGTGCCCGGCATGAACCTCAGCGCCGCCCGGGCCGTCAAGGACTTCCTGGCGACGCGTGCCGCCAACGAAGCCCCGCTGGACGCCTGA